One Coffea eugenioides isolate CCC68of chromosome 2, Ceug_1.0, whole genome shotgun sequence genomic window, TCAATTCTGTCATGTATACTTGATTTTATTGTACtttattattcatttattttttaccTTCATGTCTATAGGGGACAAGTTAGGAGAAGCAGAATCCTTGATGCGTCACCAATTTTTAGTTATGTTGCACTCTAAAAAGCACTTTCTACATGAAACTGAATTATCTTATACAAATATGCAGAACCCCCATTACACTATGTAATCATTATTTGCATCCTCTCTCTAAGATTGATTAAAAAGAACCTCTTCAGGTCTTTACATGTGAAAGTTTGTTTACATACGAGTGTTATGGACATTAttttatggtttcaaaatacaATGCACCATGCAAAGCATATGTCTAAGGGCTTTGGGAAACACAATGCGAAATTTTCTGCACTTTATGTTGAAATATGGTCTGAAGCAGttcacttattattttatacttTGATGTTTGGCTCGCAATAAGccttgaaaaaaaattttatttgtgaaaatTCAACTATCTTTCTAGAGCAGTTTGTGAATGAAAAGATTagctttttcctttgcttttgaCCATTTTAATCCACATTAGGTCTATAAATTGTTTTGTGGTTATATTTGCAAGAAACAGAAAATTACTTGTTCTTTCTTTACTAAATATGCTGTACTTGTCTTGGGTAAACTACATGCTCCTCTGCTATCTCAAATCTCAAAATCTGTGTGTCCTCTCCAGAGTTAATAAGCTCAGATTGAGTCTTCTATGTTCCTTCAGCTAAGCATTACTATTTGAACAACCTTATAGTTAGCTATTGTTATCATCTTTTCAATGAAATAATGGTTTATGGCTCCCAAGTTCGTATGATGAATAAATAAAGtgctttgtttttcttaaaGATATTTAAATAACCAATGTGAATTACATTGTGTTGAAAACATAAGCCCAAAGCACTTTATTTCTAAACATTTGAATAAACGTAAAGTCCTATAGGATACTGCAGAGCCTTCTTTCTGCTTATTTACTTCAGCTATAGAATTAGTAAGACAGAAACCAGTCGAATTAAATGCTCTTACTCAACTCAGGAAGGTCTGCATAAAATGTAGTCAGAAAGCTTAGTTTGCTGATGTCATTTGATTTCCGTTCATACTTGTAGAATTCCTTTGTATTTGCCTTACTATTCCAGAGTCTGAATGTGCATGTATATTGGTTGAATGATTTGTGACACTCTGGCTTATGTACTACTAATATGCATTAAGATGCCAGCACCGGGTATTTGGGTGGCTTAGGCTATTTGGGTGGCTTAGGCTTCATGTGGTGTATAGGTGATTAAACAGCCATCCCAGGTGTTCACACTTGTCACTGCTTGCTACAGTTCGTTTTGGAACTTGCATTGGTCAGGGATTTTGGCATGCCTGTTAATTCGATTTTATGTGAATGCCTTTATCATTTTGGAGCTGGAGTTTTCTAACTTGTGCATCCTCTGACACGATTGCAGATGCTGATTCCTTGAAGCATTCTAAAGCCCCTGTTATATCCAGAAAGGAAATGACACTGACGATTGATGAAAAGACTAACGGTATTGCTGGGCCCAGCAAAGAAGCTCAATGGTTAAATTCTGTTAGCTTAGAGGCGTCTCAGTCAGATAAGCAGACGGGTTTTTTTCCAAGGTTGGAAGGTAATAGATATGATAAAGATATGCTGAAATATGATTTGCAAGCAAGTACTCCAAAGGACCATGTTTTTGATGAGCTGGAGAGCATCGTGAGAATCAAACAAGCAGAGGCAAAAATGTTTCAAGTACGTGCTGATGATGCAAGAAAAGAAGCTGAAGCATTGAAGCGCATTGCTGTCTCAAAGAATGAGAGGATTGAAGAAGAATACAGGAGCCGAATCGCGAAATTACGCCTGGCTGATGCTGAAGAGATGCGCAAACAGAAACTGGAAGAGCTTCAGGCTCTTGAAAGATCTTTGCAGGATTACTTTCACATGAAGATGAGGATGGATTCAGATATTAAAGATCTGCTCTTGAAGATGGAAGCTACAAGACGGAACCTCACCTTGTAATTCATCAGTAATGTGCTTCCCATCCCACTAAATCTCATCAACACCAGGATTAGATACTGGTATTGATGCCATTGTTATAGGTCTAGTGGTCTACTACTCTCacttcttttgccgtttgataGGTGTACTGTAGTGTATTTTCTGCTGTAGCTAGTAGCTACTGCTAACCAGAATCTGTATAGAGATTGCCCATCTGGCCATGCTAGTACGAACATTCTCGGTTACAATCGGTTAGTACGAACATTCTCGGTTACAATCGGTgtccaattgaagaaattagataTGAAGTGATATGATATTCTATGGCATTCAACATTGTTGTCTCTCGATCTCAAAGAAGTTGAAAGAAAGCATTCCATATTCTTCAAAGTCAAGTCAATTCGatatcaaattgattagaactGACGGGATCTCTTATTGATACTCATTCGTATaaaagaatgaagaacattggaTCTTCCTGCAAATGATGTATAATTCATGAACTATAATCTTATTAAGATTTGTTGGCCTCCTGAAATAAGTCTTCACTTCTTTGTTTACAAACAGGTGTGACTATGATCATAGTTCAGTTGCTTTTTGTGTGCGGAAAATCATTCTTTTGCCAGCAGAAACCATCTGAGTTTTAATCAACATCAATTCTTTGCATGAGCAAACGTTGGATAACAGTTGATTATGCGTTTTTTGGGGGTCTATGCGATTAAAAACACTGAGATGGCCAAGACATATCcaatatttttgtcaaaataatttATAAGTTTCCTTAAAATCATTGGTTAAGAATGGTATCTTATCATCTCTTAGTTCAGGGTTTAATGAATCAAAGAGCCACGAGACTAATCAAGGTGTCGTTAAATGTTTGTATCCTTTTTTCAGAATGCTCAGCTTCAATGCATATGTGGTGCAAATTATTTTATGCTGGTAGATTGGGAGTATACCTATCTGATCTGTGTGTATATATAATGAACCTTTGGTGCAGAATCGTGATGTAAGAAGAAAAccacatggaaaaaaaaattgatttgtttctttttcatttcgGGGGTTCTTGGGACGAGGTGAGTAAAAGACAATATGAAAGAACCATCTAAAGCTACCAAAAACTGGTAAAATAAGAATAGAATATAAGTTTCTATTAGAGGTGAAGATGAAGCATGCCCACGTACCAAGACGATACATAGAATACAAGAAGTATTGCCTGCTTGCTTGCTCTTGTTCTTTTGCagtaaagtgaaaatgaaagtTAATGGAACTAATCTAATCTCAATCATCACCTTCGTCAAAGTCAGAGTCATCTGGAACGTCATCATTTTCAGAATCACTCAAGACATATTTTGCTTTACCACGATTACCGCCCCTCTGTGGTCTGGCTCTTGGAACCACAACTTGAGCTGATTCTTCTGTGCTCCCAGAAGCATTAGAAGCAGGGCTCTCCTGTCCCTCACTTTCAGGTGATATCTTGTCATTCTCCTGCTGGCTAAGCCTTTCCAGCACAGAGCCACTCTTCTTGTTGAATGGTGATGGCCTCATTCTCCTGACTTTTTTCTCAGGTGAAATCTTAGAAACATCAGCAGGCTTTAGAACTTCTGTAATCAGCTTCTGCCCAACAAGTTGAGAAGTTTTATTGGCCTGACCTCTTTTCTTTGGTGCTGCAGCAGGCTTAGCTGCTTTAGAATTGGCtgtttttttccttcctttctcttTTGGAGCTGCCTCTACCTCCAGTTCAAAGTCTTCATCATCACTGATTTCAATCTGATCATCATCACCATCAGAAATCTCTGTGACACTTACCAAAGGCTTCTTTGTAGTAGCTCTTTTGCTGGGTTCTCTTTTTGGAATTTCAGTTTCCATGGCTGTAGACAGAACGTACCCATCCAATATAAGATGTCAACAGCAAATAACTAACGTCACTTAGGCTTCgaaactattacatttttatgGGAGCAAAAATGACCATGGAACAATGAACATGACAGGGTCAAAATATTCTGCAGGAGCAAATTTATGAAACAAGCGAAACAGTATACATGAACTTACTCTCGGACTGATCAGGGGAAGAAGACCCAAGGTTATAGGCTGCTAGTCTATCTTTTAGTGCAAGcacttcatcatcatcttcatcatcttcatcccTCAATACAGAAGAAGTTTTTCCCTGCCATGAGTCATGGAAAATGTAAGTAAAATATCAACTAATGTCAGAAACTAAGAAACATGTCTTTTATAACATTCACACCTTTCTAGCAGGAGCTTTCTTTGGACCAGCTTTGCCTTTTGGCTTGGCTACCTCAACTACATTATCTGGGAAAAATCAGAAACTCTCAGCTTGAGATGCATGTTACTAACTGAATGCAAAGCTAACAACTACCACTAAACATGAAAACTCACTTGTTTCCAAAGCTGAACTAGATGAAATTTCCATTGGTTCAGTTGTAGGCTCTGTGTTGCTAGCCTTTCTATTATACTTCCGTGGATTTTTTGGAGCTTGACGGGTAGGCTTAGGACCATCATCTTTCATTGCCTTCCTCCTCATCTCTTTTCTTGCTGCCTCTGCCTGGGCATCACTTATATCTTGTTCCTGAATCCAGTGACACAAAATGAGAAAAGAGAACAGGGAAATAGAAGCAACAGCTGGAAGAGGTGACAGGCTATTCTATCATACATCAAGTTGGCTCTCAAGAGCATCAAGGTCCTTCGTCCACAGAGATTTTGGAGTAGCCTTTCTCAAATCATCAACCTCCCCCTTGAGCTTGTCTCTATCAGCACAGAGCTCCTGGACCTTCTCAAGAGTCAAGGATCCAATTGCCATTGATAACAAGTACTCGTAATCACTTGCCCGAACTCCTTTGCTGGTAGCCACTTCAGAActctcttcagtttcttcagcATCCTCGATTGACCCAGCAACAGCTGCTTCCACACTCTTCTTTTTGGGAAAGGGGGTGAAACCTTTTTCTTTCAGTTCAAGGAAAAGATCGGCTCTTTTTCTGTTGCTCACTATAATACTGCCTTCTACAACTGCTAGGATAAACCTGACCTTGTTATCAAGTTTCAAATGCTCTAGTTGAAGATTGTCCAACAGAACTTTCTGcatacaattataaaattactGTCACAAACTAGCAAAAAACAGTCAACCAGACCTTGTGCACGGATGCATTTGGTTAATCAAATGCGCCAAActtacctttcttttctcataAAACTCAAGCCTTAAATGGAAGAACTCCCCTAAAACTGCAAAGCAAAATTTTCTTGAGTGAGAATTAGGGCAACAGAACATGTTACATCAACATCTTCTGTTTGGTATAGGTAGTATAGGGCAGGAATTAGTATTTTGTTGGTTGCAAATTACATACTTTGTTCTGGGTTATCAAATTTCTTGATAATGCCCTGTGAGTCAAAGAGGTGCATGTTGCTTGTGCTAATTGTTGTGGTTAGCttgaatttcttcaacaaaCCCTCATGCTTGGCCATGAGTAAATTCTCCTCGGACATGATTATTTCCAGATATACTGTAGTATCATCTGTATGGTCCCTGAATTCCTGTAAAAGGAATTCCACTGATAAGTACAATTCACATTCAACATTCACCCAATcagttaaagaaaaaattaaaacaaacctTGATGAATGGATCCTTGACTTTTTCATTGCCCATCATAATCGATTCAAGGAACTCCTTGTAATCCTGAGTCCACTTCCTAATTGGCAGCTCAGTGACACGAATTGTTGTTTCATCGACTTCCTCTACAACTCCACTGACAGTATAGCTAGCTCCAGCTTCCTTGGTTGCTGTTTTCTCAATGGTTCCTCTAAATCCTCTATACCAAGGCTCCATGGGTTCCATTGGCTCATTATTCAGCAAACGCCTAATGTTAGCAATAATGTCCCTCGGATTGTAATTTGGAATATAGGAACTCCATCCTGTACCAATTCCTTCACTTCCATTAACCAGAACCATTGGGATAATGGGCATGTACCTGTAGCAAAAAGGAATAAACTATTCATAGTTAGCTAGCCATATCTTTACAACAAAAATAGCATCTGTAGCACAAAGAATCATACTTACCAAGTAGGTTCAATGGATTGACCATCTTCATTCAGATAATCTAGGAGGACATCATCATCTTTTGGGAACAGGGATCGTGTGATAGGTGAAAGTCTAGTATATATATACCTAGCACTTGCATGATCTTTCCCACCCTGCGAGTGGGTATACCATTGTATCAGATGGAGTCCACTTTGATGAGACAGTTAAATCTTTTATGAAGAAAGATTATTCCTGTTGTATTACCTGATTACGTGTACCAAATTGGCCATTTGGTTGAAGAAGATTAATGTTGTTGCTGCCCACAAAATCCTGAGCCATACCGATGATGGAACTTGCCAGACTCTGCTCACCATGATGGTAAGCTGAGTGTTCAGACACGTAACCGGAGAACTGGGCTATTTTTAATTCCTTGACAAAGTTCCTCTTGAAAGAACAGAAAAGAATCTTTCGTTGGCCTGGCTTCAGGCCATCAACCATTGATGGAATTGACCTCTGAAGATCCGCCATGGAAAACAATATGAGCTCCTTGTTAACGAAGTCACTGTACTTGATTAGCTTTTCTTTCTGATCCAGGTAAGTGCCAGGCTGCAAGGAAGAAAAAGTTTGGCATCATGCAGTTACAAGTAACAATGTTCTTACCTTGTGATCACAGTTGTGAAACTTAATAAAACATCTCCAATGCAAACCTCATACTGCCGAAGCCAATTCTTCCTTGCTTCAATCTTCTTCTTACTGAAGGCAAGTTCTATTGCTTCCCCATCATTATCATCCACCCAGATGAAGTCTTTCTTGTGCTTCCCGAGATCTTTGAAGTACTCTTTTCCTTCTTTGGATGTGCTTGTCCCCAACCCCTGCCATGATATGGGACGAATATTATGGCAACTATGCATTTATAGGACCTAAATCTATACAGCTCATCTTGATCACACAAACCTTATAATACTTTATGGACCAACCAGTTGCATTGCCGCTCAAACTTTCCTTCCATGATTCATATTCAGGCATTGTATAAAATGACAATGCCCTCCCATTCTTATGAGTAGCCTGCAGTACAGGAAGTTCAAACTTCAACATGTTATGGACTGTCTTTCAATATTCTCATGGATATGGATATAAACTACTGCACAATCAAACAGCATGAACCTTCACTATAGGCGTGATGAACTCCACTAAGAAAGACGGAATTTTCAGCAATGACGGCCAAAATGAGTGAATGAAATTAATCAGCAGTCCCTTGATGTGTGAACCGTCATGATCCTGCTCAAGGACagatctaaaaatgttgatcctTCACTCATCATCAAAAGCAAAACTGGAAGTTTGAGAAACaacaagagagagaagagaCCTGATCTGTCATAATCATCAGGTGGCCATATCTCAGAGACTTAACACTATCATACACTTTTCCATGCTGGAGACCAAGAATTTGCTTGATATACTGAATTTCAGCATTATCCATGATTTGCTTGTGGCTGGCTTCCCTTACATTCAGCAGTTTACCTCTCAATGGAAAAACACCATAGAAGTTTCTCCCAACAACTGAAATTCCGGCCATCTGCACAGCATACAATGTCCTTTTTTATATTCTCTGGATAAAATAAACCAACTCAAACATGGTGAGAGTCAAGAACATAGTAACTTACAGCAAGAGCCTTTGCTGAATCCCCTTCTGTCAAAATCAAGGTGCATCTATCAGAATTCTTCCCACCAGCATCATTAGCATCTTCCAGCTTAGTTATCCCAGTAATCCTCTGTCTTTTTGCTCCATCAGTTTTCTTAAGGTCTTTGCTTTGCTTGAAGTCTGCCCAAGAAAGGAGGTTCTCTACCACTCCAGACTTGGCCACTGCCAACGAATTAATCAGTGAACATGACTAAGTACACTTGTAAGAGCTAAGTAATTTCAATAACAACACAAACTTAATAAGGACCAAATACTCACCTTTCTTGAGGAACTCTTGCGAAAGTTCACATTTAGAACCAAAACTGCTTTGTCGCAGTGTCAGTGTTTCCTTTGTTTGAGAATCAAAAGCAGGGTTGTCAATAAGAGCATTGACGAATACCCATAAATGATTTTTGACAGAATGAGCCTTGAGATTGGCATTCTTGTTCTTCTTGTTTACAATACCAATTATATGGTTCGTTATCTGGTTGGTAACATAATCAACATGAGTCCCACCTTTGATAGTTGCAATTCCATTGACAAAGCTGACCTGAAAAAAGCTTCAGAATAGTAAGTTGGACAGCAAATTTGGCACGAAACTTATGCGACATGTACTGAATCAATCATCTTCCTATACCTGTTGAAACTGCCCTTCACTTAGACTTGCACATACCTCCCACCGCTCATTAACTTTCTCCACAATCCTGTAATATTTGTTTAACCAGTCATTGCAAAAACTGATATTGATATTAAGACAAAAATCTacttttgaagaaaaataagaacCTTGGGAGTGGATCTGGTCTGGTCTTTGCAGCAGATTGTAGATAGAGATCGCAATAGTCAGAGAATGATTTGACAGGAACTCGCTGACCATTTAATTCAACCTTCACTGTCTTTCCTAGGCATCCTGCCAGATCAACCACTCTCTTTTTCATCAAAGCAAGAACGTCATCCTCTAAATGGGTCATGTTAAACTTTGCCAAGTCAGGCTTAAAAGTAACCTTGGTCCAGTTCTCGCTCTCTTTGCACTTAGATATAATGGGTTGAGATTTATTCCCCATGTTATTAGAGAAAACCTTGATACAAACAAGATATAATACTCATCAGTTCACACAAGAAACACTTAGTGAAAGCTAAAACTTGTGGAGCTTCAATCTACATTTACTTTTCACaatgaggaaaaaaaatgaaaagcagAAAAGTTAATCAAAAGAATATTTCAATATAGAAAAAAGGGCATAACCTAAATTAAGCTAAACGCTAGGTAAGCAAACAAAAACCAGTACCTTGCCTGGTAAACAAGGAGCCTCTTGACCCAGATATACGTCCCAGGACATTATATTGATATTATATCACAGTCTAATTAAATTCCAGTTGCAAATGAAATACAAAAGAGAAGAATTCTTTCACGAATTCAATATCAAGAACAAACAAGAAAATAGCTGGAATATAGGAAGTGTGGACTCATAAACTGTTAGAAAAACACTCTGACTAACTATGCGTGCATATCCAACACATCAATGTTACAACTTGTTAAAAGCCCATGTGCATTCCAATCAACCAGGTCCGGGAAATCCGAAGAAAACTTAAGCTCAAACCATCTGGCAACTAAAGTGAACATGCTAATGATATTACACCTGCTACTATTTGCAAACAAAGCACGACCAACATCCACAGTCCTTAAATcgaaattccaaaaaaaaacccCTCAGAGCTAACGATGAAGATTTAAGGAGCATACGACACAGGATTCCCTCAATTGGATGGGGAAAATACTCTATATAATTTAGGACATCCAACACAAGAAACGGAAATGCAAAAATTATCTACACTCATACATACGCAAAACCTCAAAATATTGGAAGAGAGACGAAATGGATAGGTTAGcatcaaggaaaaaaaatgtcaaCATCAACTTGATTTAAAAAACAACAGAGAGAGAACTTAATCACTAAGTAACACCCAACAATATCAAGTAACCTTCAGAGAGAAAGATAATCCAAACAAAggatcaaaagaaagaaacacttAAATATTATGAACGTAGGAAAATTTATCATCATTAATACAAAAAGACCCCAAAATCAAatccaatcaagaaaatgtcATTTTATCGTCATCCGAAAAAACCAGTCTATTaattgttggcattttcatatgatacctccaaaaaaaatcaagtttcgGCTATAAAGTAATAATCAATCAGAAAATCCTAAAAACGAAattaaaaacaacaaaatccatAAAATATCCGGGACGCAGAAAAATTCCCATACGCAAGGTAAAAGAACCATAAATAAAATTATACCTAGGGAATCAAAACACTAATCAAGAAAACCCTTAACCCTAATTTCATCAGCATCCAAGACAAATCAGACCCACATCACAATGACGAAAGAAACCATTTCCATGTATACGAGAAATTATGGAAGTAACAAATGTATACCTGCTTATACTTCTTCTGCCTCTTGCCATCAGCAGTCTCGATAACAAATTCGGTTGAAAAGATATTCGTGAGCTTAGCTCCATACCCATTTCTCCCACCAGTAGTCTTCTTCACAGTATCATCATAGTTGCTACTCGTCAACAAGTGCCCAAAAATCAATTCGGGTACATAAACCCCTTCTTCCTGATGAACCTCGACTGGAACCCCATCCCCATTATTATAAACGCTAATAAAATTCTCCTCCACATTAATAACAACCTTAACTGAGTCCATCTTGGGGTCTCTCTGCTTGTTATCAGCCGCATTGACGAGAATTTCGTCAAAGATTTTGTAAAGACCGGGGACATAGGAGATCTGGCGGTGAACCATGGCGTCGTTTTCAAAAACCCATAGAGTTTGGGAGTGTTTTTCGATGGATCCGATGTAGGTATCGGGACGAAGGAGGATGTGTTCGAGCTGGGACTTTTTCTGGTAGGTTTCCTCGATGGTTTTTCCGGTGGGCAAGACAATGTTGGCATTGTTGCTTGATTGGAGAGGGAGCTTTGCTGTTTTTGAGTTTGCCATTGTTGTTGCTAGGGCTTCTTTCCAGAGAGACGAAGACACAGAGATGGTGTCTGTGAGGGGAGAAATGGAAGGGGAAAGTCAGGGGAGATTTGGGCATATAGGAAAAGGAGGGGCATGTGGAGAGTTAACGGTCGACtgagattttgaaatttgaattttgaaatggTGTTGGGAAATGGAGGGATGCTTTTCTGTTTTCCAGGGGCGCGTGTATGCGGCTTGGGCTTGGGCTTGGGCTTTGGTTTTGGGGAGGAAGAAGGAATGGAAGAAAGGAACAATTGCCCATCTTTAATAGTAGTCAGAGTTTGGGGGTCCTAATCACAATAACAAGTAAATTTGTACGGCTTAGAATAAATTAAATAGCATTCTGGATTGAAACATTAAAACTGCAAAAATAGTGCATAAAAattagagtaaatcttatatacattgctagagtatatatacactatcacggaTGGATGTACGActcatatgcaaaatttgaatttcaaattcaaattcagattATATGTCATGCATCCAATAGTgaaagtgtatatattatcagcGTACAGAAGATTAATTCTAACAATTATATGCGTGGAAAATGGTAATCAATATAAAACTGATTTTTAGTGTGAATaataaactcaaaacaaaaaaaaattgttcaaagaaaataaaaaatttgtgtGTGGATTtgataaaatgaaatgcaaagaATTTACTTTGACTGTGTTTGGATATCTATTATTTGGAGTATTATTTGATAAAATATTCTAGATAATGGAAAAATGTCTCAGATAACAAAAAAATGTTTGGACAACTTTAGTGACAATTCTTCACTTGAGACCGTCCTCATTGCCAGGTTGGACCACGTGGATACATTACTTTAGTCGATATGAGGACAGATAAAAGAATTGGCCAGCTTTCTCATGCAGACGTACTTTAGCTTCATGCAGCTCAGTGACCCGTAATTTGCCTTGACGAATGCCAGGGTTCTAAACACTGGGGCAAAGCGGAGGCAGTCCAAGTTTCATGCAACTGAGAAGTTAGGCACTCAAAGCAA contains:
- the LOC113763752 gene encoding DNA topoisomerase 2, with protein sequence MANSKTAKLPLQSSNNANIVLPTGKTIEETYQKKSQLEHILLRPDTYIGSIEKHSQTLWVFENDAMVHRQISYVPGLYKIFDEILVNAADNKQRDPKMDSVKVVINVEENFISVYNNGDGVPVEVHQEEGVYVPELIFGHLLTSSNYDDTVKKTTGGRNGYGAKLTNIFSTEFVIETADGKRQKKYKQVFSNNMGNKSQPIISKCKESENWTKVTFKPDLAKFNMTHLEDDVLALMKKRVVDLAGCLGKTVKVELNGQRVPVKSFSDYCDLYLQSAAKTRPDPLPRIVEKVNERWEVCASLSEGQFQQVSFVNGIATIKGGTHVDYVTNQITNHIIGIVNKKNKNANLKAHSVKNHLWVFVNALIDNPAFDSQTKETLTLRQSSFGSKCELSQEFLKKVAKSGVVENLLSWADFKQSKDLKKTDGAKRQRITGITKLEDANDAGGKNSDRCTLILTEGDSAKALAMAGISVVGRNFYGVFPLRGKLLNVREASHKQIMDNAEIQYIKQILGLQHGKVYDSVKSLRYGHLMIMTDQDHDGSHIKGLLINFIHSFWPSLLKIPSFLVEFITPIVKATHKNGRALSFYTMPEYESWKESLSGNATGWSIKYYKGLGTSTSKEGKEYFKDLGKHKKDFIWVDDNDGEAIELAFSKKKIEARKNWLRQYEPGTYLDQKEKLIKYSDFVNKELILFSMADLQRSIPSMVDGLKPGQRKILFCSFKRNFVKELKIAQFSGYVSEHSAYHHGEQSLASSIIGMAQDFVGSNNINLLQPNGQFGTRNQGGKDHASARYIYTRLSPITRSLFPKDDDVLLDYLNEDGQSIEPTWYMPIIPMVLVNGSEGIGTGWSSYIPNYNPRDIIANIRRLLNNEPMEPMEPWYRGFRGTIEKTATKEAGASYTVSGVVEEVDETTIRVTELPIRKWTQDYKEFLESIMMGNEKVKDPFIKEFRDHTDDTTVYLEIIMSEENLLMAKHEGLLKKFKLTTTISTSNMHLFDSQGIIKKFDNPEQILGEFFHLRLEFYEKRKKVLLDNLQLEHLKLDNKVRFILAVVEGSIIVSNRKRADLFLELKEKGFTPFPKKKSVEAAVAGSIEDAEETEESSEVATSKGVRASDYEYLLSMAIGSLTLEKVQELCADRDKLKGEVDDLRKATPKSLWTKDLDALESQLDEQDISDAQAEAARKEMRRKAMKDDGPKPTRQAPKNPRKYNRKASNTEPTTEPMEISSSSALETNNVVEVAKPKGKAGPKKAPARKGKTSSVLRDEDDEDDDEVLALKDRLAAYNLGSSSPDQSETMETEIPKREPSKRATTKKPLVSVTEISDGDDDQIEISDDEDFELEVEAAPKEKGRKKTANSKAAKPAAAPKKRGQANKTSQLVGQKLITEVLKPADVSKISPEKKVRRMRPSPFNKKSGSVLERLSQQENDKISPESEGQESPASNASGSTEESAQVVVPRARPQRGGNRGKAKYVLSDSENDDVPDDSDFDEGDD